In one window of Limnohabitans sp. MORI2 DNA:
- a CDS encoding tRNA-uridine aminocarboxypropyltransferase gives MPHAVSRLRAARLTRSVKPFLARGGPKGERCSGCRLVPSHCICALRPDVPTRAGMCLLMADIEPLKPSNTGWLIADVVADTFAFGWARTEVAPALLALLNNPQWQPYVVFPAEFADDTRVVHELTHNDNKRPLFILLDGTWDESRKMFRKSPYLQNFPVLSLHPEQLSRYKLRRAQSEAHLCTAEVGAMCLALAEDTQAAEALNAYFEVFTEHYLKAKQQLPVDLADDVHLRLQAATHAA, from the coding sequence GTGCCTCACGCTGTTTCTCGTTTACGCGCAGCCCGCCTCACCCGCAGCGTCAAACCCTTTCTAGCCCGAGGCGGCCCTAAAGGTGAACGCTGCAGCGGCTGCCGCTTGGTCCCCTCGCACTGCATCTGTGCTCTGAGACCCGACGTGCCCACACGCGCAGGCATGTGTTTGCTCATGGCCGACATCGAGCCACTCAAACCCAGCAACACCGGCTGGTTAATTGCCGATGTGGTAGCTGACACCTTTGCCTTTGGATGGGCGCGTACCGAAGTTGCCCCTGCACTGTTGGCGTTGCTGAACAATCCGCAATGGCAACCCTATGTGGTGTTCCCTGCTGAGTTTGCCGATGACACACGCGTTGTGCATGAGCTAACGCACAACGACAACAAGCGCCCCTTATTTATCTTGTTAGACGGCACGTGGGACGAATCCCGCAAGATGTTTCGCAAAAGCCCCTATCTGCAAAACTTCCCAGTGCTCAGCCTGCACCCCGAACAACTCTCACGCTACAAACTGCGTCGTGCTCAAAGCGAAGCGCACCTGTGCACCGCCGAAGTGGGTGCGATGTGCTTGGCGCTGGCCGAGGACACGCAAGCCGCCGAAGCCCTCAACGCCTACTTTGAAGTGTTCACCGAGCACTACCTCAAAGCCAAGCAACAACTGCCCGTCGATTTGGCAGATGACGTGCATCTGCGATTG